In Mus caroli chromosome 9, CAROLI_EIJ_v1.1, whole genome shotgun sequence, a single window of DNA contains:
- the Lysmd2 gene encoding lysM and putative peptidoglycan-binding domain-containing protein 2 isoform X2, with amino-acid sequence MEQIKRANKLFTNDCIFLKKTLSIPILSEKPLLFNGLNSIDSPENETVDSSFCQEEEPVVSEEELPPPSPQDPDPKPAQPEEVSARDFLQRLDLQIKLSTQAARKLKEESRDEESPYAASLYHS; translated from the exons atggAACAGATCAAAAGGGCCAACAAACTGTTTACCAATGACTGTATATTTCTGAAGAAGACGCTGAGCATCCCAATCCTGTCAGAGAAGCCTTTGCTGTTTAATGGACTTAACTCCATTGATTCTCCGGAAAATGAAACTGTTGACAGCAGCTTTTGTCAAGAAGAGGAGCCTGTAGTGTCTGAGGAAgaactgccccctcccagtcctcaGGACCCGGACCCCAAGCCTGCGCAACCCGAGGAAGTGTCTGCCAGAGATTTCCTGCAAAGACTTGACTTACAGATTAAACTCTCAACACAGGCAGCCAGGAAACTCAAAGAAGAGAGCAG GGATGAAGAGAGTCCCTATGCTGCCTCTCTTTATCATAGTTAG